One segment of Macrotis lagotis isolate mMagLag1 chromosome 1, bilby.v1.9.chrom.fasta, whole genome shotgun sequence DNA contains the following:
- the SLC32A1 gene encoding vesicular inhibitory amino acid transporter: MATLIRSKLSNVATSVSHKSQAKVSGMFARMGFQAATDEEAVGFAHCDDLDLEHRQGLQMDILKSEPSEEGAEPPVEGDFHYQRDGSGPLPPSGSKEQGMCSEFGGGQDKPKITAWEAGWNVTNAIQGMFVLGLPYAILHGGYLGLFLIIFAAVVCCYTGKILIACLYEENEDGEIVRVRDSYVDIANACCSPRFPKLGGRIVNVAQIIELVMTCILYVVVSGNLMYNSFPSLPVSQKSWSIIATAALLPCAFLKNLKAVSKFSLLCTLAHFVINILVIAYCMSRARDWAWEKVKFYIDVKKFPISIGIIVFSYTSQIFLPSLEGNMQKPKEFHCMMNWTHIAACVLKGLFALVAYLTWADETKEVITDNLPSTIRAVVNIFLVAKALLSYPLPFFAAVEVLEKSLFQEGSRTFLPNCYGGDGRLKPWGLTLRCALVVFTLLMAIYVPHFALLMGLTGSLTGAGLCFLLPSLFHLKLLWRKLLWHHVFFDAAIFLIGGICSVSGFVHSLEGLIEAYRTNSED, translated from the exons ATGGCCACCCTGATTCGCAGCAAACTGTCCAATGTGGCCACCTCTGTGTCCCACAAGTCCCAGGCCAAGGTGAGTGGCATGTTCGCCAGGATGGGCTTCCAAGCGGCCACCGACGAGGAGGCTGTGGGCTTCGCCCATTGCGACGATTTGGACCTGGAGCATCGGCAGGGACTGCAGATGGACATCCTCAAGTCGGAGCCCAGTGAAGAGGGCGCCGAACCGCCCGTCGAGGGTGACTTCCACTACCAGAGGGACGGCTCTGGGCCCCTGCCACCCTCGGGTTCCAAGGAGCAGGGCATGTGCTCTGAGTTCGGGGGTGGCCAGGACAAGCCCAAGATCACTGCCTGGGAAGCAGGGTGGAATGTGACCAACGCCATCCAG GGTATGTTTGTCCTGGGCCTACCCTATGCGATTCTGCACGGAGGATATTTAGGactgtttttaattattttcgcCGCGGTGGTTTGTTGCTATACGGGCAAAATACTCATCGCGTGCCTCTACGAGGAAAATGAAGACGGGGAGATAGTCCGGGTGAGGGACTCCTACGTGGACATTGCCAACGCCTGCTGCTCTCCCAGGTTCCCCAAATTGGGAGGGAGGATAGTCAACGTGGCTCAGATTATCGAGTTGGTCATGACGTGCATCCTCTATGTAGTGGTAAGTGGCAATCTGATGTACAACAGCTTTCCCAGCTTGCCGGTCTCTCAGAAGTCCTGGTCTATCATTGCCACTGCGGCGTTATTGCCCTGCGcttttttgaaaaatctaaaagccGTTTCCAAATTCAGCCTGCTCTGCACCTTGGCCCACTTCGTCATCAATATCCTAGTCATTGCCTACTGCATGTCCAGGGCCCGGGACTGGGCTTGGGAGAAGGTCAAGTTTTACATAGATGTGAAGAAATTCCCCATCTCCATAGGCATAATCGTCTTTAGCTACACCTCGCAGATCTTCCTCCCATCCTTGGAAGGCAACATGCAGAAGCCTAAGGAGTTCCACTGCATGATGAACTGGACACACATCGCTGCCTGCGTGCTCAAGGGCCTCTTTGCTCTTGTTGCTTACCTGACCTGGGCCGACGAGACCAAAGAGGTGATTACCGACAACCTGCCATCCACCATTCGTGCTGTGGTCAACATCTTCCTGGTGGCCAAGGCGCTGCTCTCCTACCCGCTGCCGTTCTTTGCTGCTGTGGAAGTTCTGGAGAAGTCCCTCTTCCAGGAAGGTAGCCGCACCTTCCTCCCCAATTGCTATGGGGGCGACGGACGACTGAAGCCCTGGGGGCTGACGCTGCGCTGCGCGCTGGTGGTCTTCACGCTGCTCATGGCCATCTACGTGCCGCATTTCGCCCTGCTCATGGGCCTCACTGGAAGCTTGACCGGCGCGGGCCTCTGCTTCCTGCTGCCCAGTCTCTTCCATCTCAAGCTACTCTGGCGGAAGCTCCTCTGGCACCACGTCTTCTTCGACGCAGCCATTTTCCTCATTGGCGGCATCTGCAGCGTGTCCGGCTTCGTGCACTCCCTGGAGGGGCTCATCGAGGCTTACCGAACCAATTCAGAAGACTAA